The DNA segment GAGTGAATGAACGGTAAAACCGATTCGATACTGTAGAACGCGCCATCTGAAAGGTGCCAGCGTATACCTTCTGAGTATTATTTATATCAAATGCGACCGATTTGATACTGTTGCATAACAGTTGTGAAACGTCAGGAATAAGCACGCGTCCAAAATGTTTGGTCTGGATTTGGTTAGGTAAAGTATAGTTAATAttgaaaaattgtatattttaaaaaaacattaattaaaaatatttgaattggttaaatactattaattaatatttattggaaaatgtataataaaataaataataaaattaattataataattaattatatttttaatatgcgtgaatattctaaaaatcattatttCGGAAACAGAAAAAGTAATAGTTAATATgctatattataattttttatcataatCGTCCACTTAGCGCCTAACGTTTTTTTAGACATTGATTTTACGCTGGATGAAGCatataatttacataaataGATTACTAAATTTTGTGACCCAATGGCAATAATGCTCATTAAATAGTGGGTTGAAAAGAGATAGAAGAAATAGACACAATAATGTGTATTTTGGCATGGATATCTTCTAAATTATGCTGTGCCGACTACCTACATTAAATAGCGATCGAGAATTTGATTACCATTGAAAAGTAACATTTATATAACTTGACCGTCAAATGATGGATCAAAGAAACAGTAGAAACCATACTTTTACTATCACGTTCACTATATAAAACCAAGGCGAGGAGAAGTGTTATTTCATcaaccaaaacaaacaaaaaagagtcGAAGCTTTAAAACGAGAGAGAGAAATGGCGACGTCGGGAACATACGTGACGGAGGTTCCATTGAAAGGGACGATGGAGAAACACTACAAGAGGTGGAGGAGCGAGAACCATGCCATCCCGGAAGCCATTGGTCACCACATCCAAAATGTCACCATTCACGAAGGCGAATGGGACTCTCACGGGGCCATCAAGACTTGGGACTACACATGCGGTATTACTTATACTTTCTAATTCgccctatatatatattccaacaCTATGTACACACTATTAAGTTAAAACTATAGCCTATTTATGAAAGCAGGGTATTGCTAGTAGTACTACTATATGCTGCCTTATGAATTATGATTATTATCTATGGTTatatattgaacaaaaaaaaaatctatggttatataagaaatatatatatgtgtgtgtagaTCCGATATGTCATAAGTACCTCGAGAATACATATGGATACATCATACATTTACATACGTCTAAATATTTCCAATTCCCTCGGTTTTTGCATTTGTATGTGTTGTTATATGTATGAAGTAACTTAAAAAGAAAACGTCTACAGAATCAAGACATAATATGTGAACTAGCAAATGCAAACACTTTTGCCTCTAGTGTTTCTGTTTActattaacaaacaaaaaaattacttgCTTATGATGTCATGTTATCAATATAGTAACAAtatattcttaagtattttaGTTAAGTAactaaattgaaaaaaaacagaaaagttGAATAAACCAATAGAATCAAAGCAATTGTTTCaagaacttttcaaaattttcattatatAAGAAACCATTTCAATTTTTCTCTAcagttttattatttaaactattttatgttGAGAGACCTACTGAAAAACTTTCACATGACTAGTAGGGTGtggaaaaaagaaatataaatgtgaccgatcaaaaattaaaaacatatgtgTTCGTGTAAAAAGATGGGAAGCCGGAGGTGCTCAAGGAAAGGACAGAGATAGACGATGAGAAGAAAACGGTAACGTTTAGAGGACTTGAAGGTCACTTCATGGAACAACTCAAGGTGTATGACGTCATCTTTGAATTTATTCCGAAGTTGGAGGATGGCTGCGTCTGCAAAATCACTATGATATGGGAGAAGCGTAACGATGAGTTCCCCGAGCCAAGCAACTACATGAAAGTCGTCAAGAGCATGGTTGCTGACATGGAAGACCATGTTCTCAAAGCTTAATCATCATCATCGCCATCACAATCCACCATCACCAATTCACCATCACAATCACCGTCACCATGATCAATATCATCTCCACCTTATTAAGATGCTTTTCAATTCAATAAATGGGGTCTTGCTGAGTTTATTTCTTTGTAAGACCATGATCTGATATGTTCTTGTGGTCATCGACCGGTTTGATATGTTATGCTTTGATATATGCTCTTGTTTACTTATCAATATATTCCAGTGTTATTAAGTGTGTCATAGGTTTGTGGATAATTTTCTAAATGCTGTGCGTTCTTAACCCGTAGTTTGATTCCTGTTGAAGAAGGAAACAAATGGTTTCGACAAAGAAATGTACAGGACTACCAATTCAAGCCCGCCAAAGTGGTTGGTGTATAGTTGCATTCCCCACAAGGGTCCAACTCATATTGGTCTGATCAAATAGAAATGTAAGGATTTGGTCCTCAGTTAACTTGgataaaataatatagtttcagtgtttatttttctcaaaatcaaaaTGCCGTTCTATTACTTATATTTGAGATTGTTTGAAAATCAAATTGTAATAGAATAACTCTCGAAAAAATATAGCACTTTTAGCTAACAAATCtgtacttttattatttttccgAAGAACAAAGAATACAATGAAAGCATGGAAACTCTTACTTGATCTCTTAAGTTCTTTATCTCTCTCAAAAATTTGTGCCAAACCTCATGTTGACGCGTCTTTGTGATCACTTCTTAACTAAATGTTCCAAAATTTTGTACTATTAAGTGTTTGAGCATACACTGCCCAAGTGAGTATACTTCAAATTCTAAATGGAGTAGACGACATAGTCAATGTGTTCATTACGAGCACCTAAAACTGAATATACCATATTCTTTTTCTAAACCCAACCAAATCCACTATATGTTTAATCACTATCGCAAAAACCATCGACTAGGCATATACTTCTCAAGGTTAAGATTTAGACTGTCAACCATTTTGTTAACCAATGGTATCAACACCACTGTTTGCATCATGCCATGCAAAACATTCCTCTTATGCATGTCGAAACATTGCTTAAAGGATTTCTATCAATTTCTTTGAACAATTTtatcattagtttttttttcagtttatcattacttaattttcaaataaagcagattatccaaaataaaatattgatcatctatataattatataattatatattttcagtgtttataatttacaatattcatatataattagACATGTAGTTGTGCGCTATGAATTGCTTTGGTTCAAATATGCTTATCTCTCATTTTGCTATGTTTTAGTTTTACCATATTTTAAGAATCACTTAATTAATAtcctttatattttattgtcaTAGAGAATACTATTATTCACAAACCGAATAAATGACGAAACTGGACCGATTTTTGATGGAACACCATTCGAATACAGTAAATTAGGGTTCTCATCTAATTCTAATTTTATGGTCAACTAATTTAGATCCTAGGGCACTAGTCGAGTCGTCATATGTGTATTCTCATTGGCCCCCACCGATTTGCTGGCCCATTGTATGGGATCGTATGTAAGTACAATTGGGGCCATTAATGATTTATATAATGTACATATGAGCACGAATCGATTTGAGAATCAAAAACATGGCATTGAGTTGAGTGGACTAGTGCTAGTGGAAGTACTGTTGGGTAAGCTTGAAGATAGCTTAAGTTATAAGTTTCCTATTTGTGTTAGGTTTATCTATAAGAGATTAGGAAACTTATAATTAATAagtcctaatgagtttaggaaatagagagatatatatatatgagagatCATGAGATGATCTATGTGTGTGAGTTGAGAGCTTGAGGTTTTGAGAGAGTTTCCTCAAAGATTAATAAGAAGagttcttatatattgtgttacaTACATTGGTGATCGTGTGACTTGGATACtagatttggtatcagagctattCGATTCAATCATGGGAGATATAGTTGCGGCAGTAGAAAAACCTAAAGGAGGAGGAACGTCTTCAATACAATGTCCGATGCTTACTACGACGAATTACACGGTATGGGCCGTAAGGATGAAGATACTTCTTAAGGTGCATAAAGCTTGGGAAGCAGTGGAGACAGAAGCTCCCGACACCGAGAAGAACAACTTAGCGCTGGCTCTGCTATTCCAATCAATACCGGAAAGCCTTATAATGCAAGTCGGAGAGTTCGACTTGGCAAAACAAGCATGGGATGCTATTAAGACAAGGCACGTAGGAGCGGAGCGTGTGAAGGAAGCTAGGCTTCAAACACTAATGTCTGATTTTGATCGTTTAAGAATGAAAGAAACAGAGAGTATTGATGATTTCGGTGGAAAGTTGTCTGAGTTAGCATCAAAGTCCGCTGCTCTAGGATCAACAATCGAAGAAGCAAAGATTGTTAAGAAATTTCTTTCAAGCCTTCCGCGAAAGAAGTTTATACAGATTGTTGCCTCACTAGAACAAGTGCTTGATCTTAACACAACAAGCTTTGAAGATATTCTTGGACGCCTAAAGGCATATGAAGAACGGATCAGCGAAGAGaaccaagaagaagatgataaagGAAAGCTATTATACGCAAGTAATGAAGGACAAACTAGTCAATCTGCTAGACCCCAAGGAGACCACTCTTCTCGAACATATTCCGATGGAGGAAATCGTGAGTACAATGACCCATATAGGGGCAGAGGTCGTGGAGGACGCTTCTTTGGAAGAGGAAGAGGTCGTGGTCGTTATAACGGAGGAATAAACTATAATGGAGGCGGAGGAAGAGGGGAAAACAGAGACGCATCTCACATTACTTGCTATCGATGTGATAAGCTTGGTCACTTTGTGGCTCAATGCCCGGAGCTCTTATTGAAGTTGCAGGAAGCTCAAGAAGTTGATAATGCAGAGACACAGGAAGCCGACGAGCTCATGATGCATGAGATAGTGTTCCTAAACGAGAAGAAGGTGCTGCCCGAAAAGTACGAAAGCAATAGTCGAGGAGAAAACATTTGGTATCTTGACAACGGAGCATCGAATCACATGACTGGAGATCTAAGGTATTTTTCAAAGCTCGATGATACGATCTCTGGAAAGGTACGTTttggagatgactctcgtatAGATATCAAAGGCAAAGGCACAATCTCATTCACTGATATGAATGGAGATTCGAGAAGGATGACCGATGTTTACTTCATTCCGGAACTAAAAAGTAACATCATCAGTTTGGGGCAAGCAACAGAAGCTGGTTGCGACATAAGACTTCGTGGAGAGTTATTAACAATGCATGATCAAACCGGGAAGCTATTAGTTACAGCTAAAAGGTCGACAAATAGACTATACAAGGTGCGTATGGGTATAAAAGGAGGAACCTGTCTCTACTCAAAGGCAGAAGACGAGTCAAGTAGATGGCATGAGAGATTGGGGCATATAAATACAGAGACTATCCGGAACATGATGCAGAAGGAACTCGTTGAAGGTATATCTAAGGTTTTTATAGAGAAGAAAGTGTGTGGTTCTTGTTTACTTGGGAAACAAGCAAGACAAGCTTTTCCAAAATCTACCTCATACCGAGCTACAAAGGCGCTGGAGTTACTTCATGGGGATCTTTGCGGTCCCATATCACCGATGACACAAGCTGGTAACCGATACATCTTTGTTGTTATTGATGATCACACAAGGTATATGTGGTCAATGTTGCTAAAGGAGAAAAGTGAGGCTTTTAGCAAATTCAAGAAGTTAAGAATCATAGTTGAAAAGGAGATAGGAGAGAAAATACAAACCTTCAGAACAGACAGAGGGGGAGAGTTTGTAAGCCACGAGTTTGATGGTTATTGCGAAGGAGCAGGGATAAGGAGACATCTTACTGCGCCTTACACGCCACATCAGAATGGCGTGGTCGAGAGAAGGAATCGGACATTAATGGAGATGGCAAGAAGTCTTCTCAAGCACATGTCAATGCCAAATTGTCTATGGGGAGAAGCCATAAGACACGCTACTTACCTCATTAACCGAGTAGCAACAAGAGCCTTGAGTGATAAGACTCCTTATGAGATGTTGCGTGGAAAACGACCGAACATAAGCCACATACGAGTTTTTGGATGCGTAGGGTACGCAAAGATAGAGGGAGTACACTTGAAGAAACTTGATGATCGGTCACGAATGTTGGTGCATCTTGGTACGGAACCTGGATCAAAAGCATATCGTCTGTTTGATCCAAACACACGAAGAATTATTGTGAGTCGAGATGTCGTTTTCGATGAAGAGAAAAGTTGGAACTGGAATAAAGAAGAGACAGAAAAGGAAAGCGGTGGGAGCTTTGTTGTTACAGACAGCGTGTTTGGAGATAATGGTGAAGCAAGCTTGGCTCCTAAGGCAATCACAAGTggagaagaaacagaggaatCTGAAACGATAAGCTCTGGTTTAAAACAGAGCACAAGTGAAGCTGTTTGTAGCGAAGATCAGTCGCAGTGTCTTAGAAGATCAGAGAGACAAACTCGTACACCAGCTTATCTCGAAGACTACATCTTATTAGCTGAGGAACTCGGAGAAGAAGTTCTGCTCTATCTAAACAACGAGCCAAGGAACTTTGAAGAAGCAAAGGGCTCGAAAGAATGGACAAGAGCTTGTGAAGACGAGATAGAGTCTATTGAGAAAAACAGAACATGGGATCTCGTTGATCTCCCGTTTGGTGCAAAACCAATAGGATTAAAATGGGTCTTCAAGCTAAAACTTAACGCAGACGGAAGCATCAACAAGTTCAAAGCTAGATTGGTCGCAAAAGGGTATGTGCAGCAGTATGGAGTTGATTTTGAAGAAGTTTTTGCACCAGTAGCACGTCTTGAAACGATAAGGTTGCTTATTAACTTGGCTGCAACAAACGGATGGGAAATACATCACCTCGACGTTAAGACCGCTTTCTTACACGGAGAACTGAAGGAGACAGTATATGTTAGTCAACCAGAGGGTTTCGAGAAGAAAGGATATGAGAAGAAGGTCTACAAACTCAATAAAGCGTTGTACGGTCTGAGACAAGCACCAAGAGCGTGGAATAATAAGCTTAACCAGATTCTTATGGAGCTTGAGTTCAACAAATGTACGAAAGAACCTTCTGTCTATCGAAAGAACATAAAAGGCGAGCTACTTGTTGTAGCAGTCTATGTCGATGACTTGCTTGTGACGGGAACTAGCAAGAAACTTATTGACGAGTTCAAGAAGAGCATGGCTCGAAATTTTGACATGAGTGATCTCGGGAGACTGACCTATTATCTTGGAATGGAAGTAGTTCAATATGATCAAGGGATTACACTCAATCAGAGCCGATATGCTAAGAAGATACTTGAGAATGCGGGAATGGCAAAGTGTAATCCGGTTCAAGCTCCTATGGAGCTCGGCCTTGTTCTGTCGAAAGCAGAGGAAGAGAGGGAGATAGATGCGACAGACTACAGAAGGAGTATCGGATGTTTACGATACTTACTACACACAAGGCCCGACCTATCTTTTGCTGTGGGTGTATTGAGCCGTTACATGCATAGTCCAAGGGAGTCTCATGGTGTTGCGTTGAAACAATGCTTGCGTTATCTACAAGGAAGCGCAAGCTACGGCCTAATCTTTGAGAGATGTACGAAGATACCAAGATTGCTTGGGTATAGTGACAGCAGCTACAACGTTGATCCTGACGATGGAAGAAGCACAACCGGACACATCTTTTACTTAGGAAAGAGTCCTATAACCTGGTGTTCGCAGAAGCAAGACACCGTTGCACTATCAAGTTGTGAAGCCGAGTTTATGGCCGGGACAGAAGCTGCAAGACAGGCGATCTGGTTAAGGGATTTGCTAAGCGAGGTCACGGGTCGAGAAAGAGAGAAGATCACCATCAGGATCGACAATCAGTCCGCCATTGCCTTGACAAGGAATCCAGTCTTTCATGGGAGAAGTAAACACATACACTCTAGGTACCATTTTATAAGAGAATGTGTTGAAAGAGAGCTCATAGAAGTTGAGCATGTACCTGGTACTGAGCAAAAGGCGGATATTCTTACCAAGGCACTAGGAAGGGTCAAGTTCAAAGAGATGAGAGACTTCATTGGAATGCAAGAGTTGTCACAAGAAGGTTTCAAGCTTAAGAGGGAGAATGTTGGGTAAGCTTGAAGATAGCTTAAGTTATAAGTTTCCTATTTGTGTTAGGTTTATCTATAAGAGATTAGGAAACTTATAATTAATAagtcctaatgagtttaggaaatagagagatatatatatatatatgagagatCATGAGATGATCTATGTGTGTGAGTTGAGAGCTTGAGGTTTTGAGAGAGTTTCCTCAAAGATTAATAAGAAGagttcttatatattgtgttacaTACATTGGTGATCGTGTGACTTGGATACTAGAAGTACTGGATATGCTTCGTCTCTTCAGCAGCTGGATCACTGAAATGCGAGAATCAGCGTCTCCCTCACTGCAAATTGACTTATTTAAAGATCTaagcaaatatttatttaagttttgTAAAGTAATTTCTGTTACTTTACAAAGAACAGAAATCCTGTGGTTTCAAGATGTGTTTCAGAAAATCACAAAACCATATGTTACAATTTATAATCTATTAATTTGCAATTCAACCATGGTCCGGCGATCCAAAAGGTAATCTGGTTCAGTCGTTGGGTTTAATAACATTGATGATAGGCCAACTACCCACATGCCACATTAATAACGTGGTCGactatcattttatttttacaattaaaaacaCACACATTTCGATGACTAGTACGCTCATTAAATAGTATAGGtttgaaaatgaagaagataagATTCTAGCATGCACTATCAAATGATTGGAAACGGTAGAAACCATGTTTTAACCGTCACAATCACTCTGCTTATATAAACGAAGGCGATATGTGATAATTCATCAAccaaaacaaaagcaaaaaaaaacacaagtggAAACTTTAAAACAAAGATAGAAAAATGGCGACGTCGGGAACATACGTGACGGAGGTTCCGTTGAAAGGAGCAGCGGAGAAACACTACAAGAAGTGGAAGAGCGAGAACCACATCTTCCCTGACGCCATCGGCCACCACATCAAAAATGTCACCGTCCACGAGGGAGAATCTGACTCTCACGGATCCATCAGGAGTTGGAACTACACATGGGGTATAGTAATACAATTGCTTATATTttctccatatatatatatatattctgctTACACAATAATTTGATTTTCAGAAATTCTGTCTATCGACTTTGTAATCATTTGattaaatcaaacatttttataaataaaaaaattctaactttgtcaaaaaaaaaaaaaaatatatatatatatatatatatatatattcacactTTATATACACACTATTGAGTTTAAGTTTATATATAGTGCCTGTGTGAAACTAGGGTTTCAGTAGTCTTTTGCCAAGTACTTTAAACACACAACTTTTCATTGTTTATCATAGTTTTGTAACTGTAAACAAAAATACATGCTAACGCTGGCGTTTATTTAGCAGAAGTTTTtttcctaaaaatatttttcctgtttataatatatttgaaactgTAAACACAAATACATGCTAGCGTTGCGTTTATAATTAGCAGCAGAATTTTCCGTTATCGACTCGGTCACATTAAACAAGAAAGGAAAACAAACACTAAAATCATTCATAGCTAGTCATCATATATCGAAAGCCATCTAGATTGGTTGGTCTAGTTAAAGAACGTATAACTGTGAATTCAGCTCTCTCTCTATGGTTTGATTCACTTATCGATTCGCGACGTAGTACAACCTGTACAGACTATTTAAACGGAACATTAATCCGCTGAAATTTCATTGTGATCGTATAATATCCTTATGAGTATATATAGTATGCGGTATGATAAGTCACATGTTGGTAATTTAAATTAatgaataaaaatgaatttctgTTTGTATAGATGGAAAGGAAGAGGTATTCAAGGAGAAGAGAGAGGTAGACGATGAGAACTTAACATTGGTTTTAAGAGAACTTGAGGGTCACGTGATGGAGCAGCTCAAGGTGTTTGATGTCATCTACCAATTTATCCCCAAAACTGAGGATACCAGCTCCTGCAAAATCACTATAATATGGGAGAAGCGCAAAGATGAGTACCCTGAACCAAGCACCTACATGAAATTCAACAAGAGCTTGATCGTTGACATGGGCCACCACGCCAGCAAAGCTTAATCGTCATCACCATCGATCATCATCACCATTTACAATTAGCTGAAAACTCAAAAGACTTAATTAAACGCAAGAACAATATGAAACACAAGTAGCAGTATATATATCTTCACATAGAGAAAGAGAGGAGAAACCCTAACCGCTTGGCGGCGACGAGCCGATGGAATCGCTGGAGCAAAGTGAGGCGACTCGTTGACGATATCAAGAACGAACTCCAAAAATTCGTCATCACACCCTCTCCTCATCACAATCATGCACCATCATCACTATATATCTCTATTTACTTATTAAACaggtttcaaaataataatcaataaaTGGGGGTCTTGTACGTGGCGTTTCAATTATATGTAATTGGTTGGCTTTTGTAAGATGGTTTAATTTGTTGTTATGGTCATCAtcgagttcgatgtgatcactATGAATAATGTATGTTGTTCACCTATCTACATTTTTCTGTCTTTTACTGAGTTAATGGTGCAAATGGTTGTTACTACAAAAACAGTTAAATAAAGATTAACGGATCCATCTAATCTTGATTTCACTAGAGGTATAGATGATAGGTATTGTAACAAAACCATGTTTGGTGTATCTACTTATTATTTTCTATCATGGCCAATTAATCTGGCTCCAAAGAGTGTTATTAGTTGTACAAGATGAAGTCAAGTTTATTAGATtttaattattgatttattttaaaatttacgatctataatttatttaaaattttaaatctgcATCAATGCATTTATAAAAATCAGCCGGATCCACATTAGAACACtggattatgttttttttatatagcttAGTAGCTTACTAAGTGAAAAAAGCTAATCTATTAATGTAATGGCAAGAATGAAATGTTTTGTGTGCATTGTTTATTTGAATTTCTGGATGTTATATAGATCAGACGTCTTAGCTTAAACATTAAACTGTTGTTATGCAAGTTTCTGGATGTTATGGTTTATTTCTTTGTCCTTGGTGATATAGATGCAAAGCTGTtgaataatttatgtatatcatAACTTGTTTATTAGTTTATTGTTCTTCATCAAAAATTAATTACTTAAGTGTTGTTGCATTGTGTTCTAACCAAGCAAGGTGTAGTAATAGTTAACATAAAGAGGATGGAGAAAACAAAAGCAAATCTTTCAAATTCCTTTAGCTGGTTTGAATCTTATATTTCATCTTCCTCGAAAGGGTCTCTTTCAGGATAATCACCAAACTGCAAGTCACATAAAACTCATGAGTATCAGAAACTGTGGCTTACAACTTCAATCTATGCATCCAACTAACTACTTTACCGTGAATGTGGTAAAGAACCTAGTCCACCGGCCCTAGAGCCAAATATAGTAGAATTCAACTAAAACTTAGCTTGAGAGTAATACATATCCTTAGGCCTATAATCAACTACTCTTATAGCTGACCAATGTGGACTCCTCCAGACTCTTACTAAACTAACATCGTGGAAAGGGAAATTTGCATTGACATCGGATCATGTCAAGAAACGACTAATCGAGTTCGATTCTATGAAGTGCAACAGGCCATTTCACTCTAATGCTacagagaaaaa comes from the Brassica rapa cultivar Chiifu-401-42 chromosome A01, CAAS_Brap_v3.01, whole genome shotgun sequence genome and includes:
- the LOC103847739 gene encoding MLP-like protein 328, with product MATSGTYVTEVPLKGAAEKHYKKWKSENHIFPDAIGHHIKNVTVHEGESDSHGSIRSWNYTWDGKEEVFKEKREVDDENLTLVLRELEGHVMEQLKVFDVIYQFIPKTEDTSSCKITIIWEKRKDEYPEPSTYMKFNKSLIVDMGHHASKA
- the LOC103847730 gene encoding MLP-like protein 328; its protein translation is MATSGTYVTEVPLKGTMEKHYKRWRSENHAIPEAIGHHIQNVTIHEGEWDSHGAIKTWDYTCDGKPEVLKERTEIDDEKKTVTFRGLEGHFMEQLKVYDVIFEFIPKLEDGCVCKITMIWEKRNDEFPEPSNYMKVVKSMVADMEDHVLKA